One Antarctobacter heliothermus DNA segment encodes these proteins:
- a CDS encoding GTA head formation protein, RCAP_rcc01685 family — protein MTELRSRHEQFACAPGLRLEAHERVSKLQFDALTDRFQRLELLMERLERRLWLTVYGVAGAILADVFQGLLTAAP, from the coding sequence GTGACTGAGTTGCGTTCACGGCATGAGCAATTCGCCTGTGCGCCGGGCCTGCGGCTGGAGGCACATGAGCGGGTGAGCAAATTGCAGTTCGATGCCCTGACAGATCGGTTTCAGCGGTTGGAGTTACTGATGGAACGGCTGGAGCGGCGGCTTTGGTTGACGGTTTACGGCGTCGCGGGGGCAATCCTGGCGGATGTCTTTCAGGGATTGCTGACGGCCGCCCCCTGA
- a CDS encoding phage major capsid protein, with amino-acid sequence MNKTETKSRTGEDLSPVARVNAAMAGLIGDYRALQAEIEEKLQKQEERLTMLDQKTAKANRPALSTRTEVEAPHQKAFDAYLRSGDDDGLRGLELEGKAMSSAINSDGGYLVDPQTAETIKSSLNTTASIRQIANVVNVDASAFDVLIDQNDTGAGWANETGSAAETGTPTIERISIPLYELNAMPKVSQRLLDDSAFDVDAWLAGRIAEKFARAEAGAFVAGDGNDKPRGFLNHTIVEDSTWTWGNLGYVPSGSGTGIGDGDALIDVVYAVNAPYRANSTFVMNSKTAGALRKLKDADGRHLWADGFAFGEPGRLLGYPVLIAEDMPDIEADSYPIAFGDFTAGYTIAERPDLRVLRDPFSAKPHVLFYASKRVGGDVSDFAAIKLLRIAVS; translated from the coding sequence ATGAACAAGACCGAGACCAAGTCTCGGACCGGGGAAGATTTGTCTCCGGTCGCCCGGGTGAATGCCGCGATGGCGGGACTGATCGGGGACTACAGGGCCCTACAGGCCGAGATTGAAGAAAAGCTTCAGAAACAGGAAGAGCGACTGACCATGCTGGATCAAAAGACCGCAAAAGCGAACCGCCCGGCACTGTCGACCCGTACCGAGGTCGAAGCCCCCCACCAAAAGGCCTTTGACGCCTATCTGCGCTCTGGCGACGATGACGGCCTGCGTGGTCTCGAGCTGGAAGGCAAGGCGATGTCGTCCGCTATCAATTCTGACGGCGGCTATCTGGTCGATCCGCAGACCGCGGAGACGATCAAATCCTCACTGAACACCACGGCCTCGATCCGTCAGATCGCCAATGTGGTGAATGTGGATGCCTCTGCCTTTGACGTGCTGATCGACCAGAACGACACTGGCGCGGGTTGGGCGAATGAGACCGGATCTGCCGCCGAGACTGGCACGCCGACCATCGAGCGCATCTCTATCCCACTGTACGAGTTGAATGCGATGCCGAAGGTGTCACAGCGCTTGTTGGATGACAGTGCCTTTGATGTCGACGCCTGGCTGGCTGGCCGGATTGCCGAAAAGTTCGCCCGAGCGGAGGCGGGGGCCTTTGTCGCAGGGGATGGCAATGACAAGCCGCGCGGCTTTTTGAACCACACCATCGTTGAGGATTCCACCTGGACCTGGGGCAACCTGGGCTATGTTCCCTCTGGTTCGGGTACAGGAATTGGCGATGGTGATGCGCTGATCGATGTGGTTTACGCCGTGAACGCGCCATACCGGGCCAATTCGACCTTTGTGATGAACTCGAAGACCGCCGGAGCGCTGCGCAAGCTCAAGGACGCCGATGGCCGTCACCTTTGGGCCGACGGGTTTGCCTTTGGCGAGCCGGGCCGACTGTTGGGCTATCCAGTGCTGATTGCTGAAGACATGCCCGACATCGAGGCGGATAGCTATCCGATCGCCTTTGGTGATTTCACCGCAGGGTACACCATTGCCGAACGCCCCGATCTGCGCGTGCTGCGCGATCCATTCAGCGCCAAGCCGCATGTCCTGTTCTACGCCTCCAAGCGCGTGGGTGGTGATGTGAGCGATTTCGCCGCGATCAAACTGTTGCGTATCGCCGTCAGCTAA
- a CDS encoding peptidase, whose translation MSRVIDAARGWIGTPYVHQASCRGAGSDCLGLLRGVWREVIGPEPEAVPAYTMDWSEPQGDERLWRAGMRHLVPKDSGDAAEGDVLLFRMRGGSIAKHVGFQARTGPMASFIHAYSGHGVIESTLSTPWARRVVARFALPIGD comes from the coding sequence ATGAGCCGGGTCATCGACGCCGCGCGTGGCTGGATCGGAACGCCTTATGTGCATCAGGCATCCTGTCGGGGGGCTGGGTCTGATTGTCTGGGACTGCTTCGCGGTGTTTGGAGAGAGGTGATCGGGCCAGAACCGGAAGCCGTGCCCGCCTACACCATGGACTGGTCGGAACCTCAGGGAGATGAGCGTCTGTGGCGCGCAGGAATGCGACATCTGGTGCCGAAAGATTCGGGAGATGCGGCCGAGGGAGATGTCCTGTTGTTCCGAATGCGCGGCGGATCAATCGCAAAACATGTGGGTTTTCAGGCCCGGACCGGACCAATGGCGAGCTTCATCCATGCCTATAGCGGACACGGCGTAATTGAAAGCACGCTGAGCACGCCCTGGGCGCGGCGGGTGGTAGCCCGTTTTGCACTTCCTATTGGAGATTGA
- a CDS encoding HK97 family phage prohead protease, with protein sequence MDLEHKFSRFDAEVTVEGHRIEGYASLFGACDQGGDVVASGAYARSLTRLAAEGRAVKMLWQHDPAQPIGIWAEVREDERGLFVKGRLLDCVERGREAAALIEAGAIDGLSIGYRTLKATKNDKGHRVLTELELWEVSLVTFPMLPSARVASKGETPDDAALRELAEALEGMRHNLAGG encoded by the coding sequence ATGGATCTGGAACACAAGTTTTCCCGCTTTGACGCGGAAGTGACCGTCGAGGGTCACAGGATCGAGGGCTATGCCTCGCTCTTTGGGGCCTGCGATCAGGGCGGCGATGTTGTCGCCAGCGGGGCCTATGCCCGGTCGCTGACCCGGCTGGCCGCAGAAGGGCGCGCGGTCAAGATGCTGTGGCAGCACGACCCGGCGCAGCCCATCGGGATTTGGGCCGAGGTGCGAGAAGACGAACGCGGGTTGTTCGTCAAAGGCAGGCTGCTGGACTGTGTCGAGCGTGGCCGCGAGGCGGCGGCGCTGATCGAAGCGGGCGCAATCGACGGGCTGTCGATCGGCTATCGCACACTGAAAGCCACCAAGAACGACAAGGGCCACCGTGTCCTGACGGAACTGGAGCTCTGGGAAGTGTCACTGGTGACGTTCCCGATGCTGCCCAGTGCGCGGGTGGCATCCAAGGGGGAGACACCCGACGATGCCGCGTTGCGTGAATTGGCGGAAGCCCTGGAGGGCATGCGCCACAACCTGGCGGGCGGCTGA
- a CDS encoding DUF2163 domain-containing protein — protein sequence MGAAELHAHLAGGVTSVARAWAITRKDGTRLGFTDHDRNLSFDGLVFKADSGLSARALSQATGLSVDNTEAMGALSANAIDEADIAAGRYDGAEVVAWLVNWTDVSARRVIFRGTIGEVRRGAGAFHAELRGLTEELNRPVGRVFQKPCTAVLGDADCGMDLLSGPYAHEGSLTGLEDNRVFQMGDMSAFSVGWFQRGRFEVLTGTAQGLVGSIKRDRLGSDGARLIEIWEPLRATPLVGDVVRLTAGCDKRFTTCRAKFGNHLNFRGFPDLPEEDWITVHPSYAKRLDGGSRR from the coding sequence ATGGGCGCGGCAGAACTGCACGCCCATTTGGCAGGGGGAGTGACGTCTGTGGCACGCGCCTGGGCGATCACGCGCAAGGATGGAACGCGCCTTGGTTTCACCGATCACGACCGAAATCTGAGTTTTGACGGACTGGTCTTCAAGGCCGATAGCGGGCTGTCGGCGCGCGCTTTAAGTCAGGCGACAGGACTTTCTGTCGACAATACCGAAGCAATGGGCGCGCTGAGTGCAAACGCCATCGACGAGGCGGATATCGCAGCCGGACGGTATGACGGTGCCGAAGTGGTGGCTTGGCTGGTGAATTGGACCGATGTGTCTGCGCGCCGCGTCATATTTCGCGGAACCATCGGCGAGGTGAGACGCGGTGCGGGAGCATTTCACGCCGAACTGCGCGGGCTGACCGAAGAGTTGAATCGCCCCGTGGGGCGTGTCTTTCAGAAACCCTGTACCGCGGTTCTCGGGGATGCTGATTGTGGCATGGATCTGCTGTCGGGGCCCTATGCGCATGAGGGATCGCTGACCGGACTTGAAGACAACCGGGTTTTCCAGATGGGAGACATGTCGGCGTTTTCAGTCGGGTGGTTCCAGAGAGGTCGGTTCGAAGTTCTGACAGGCACGGCACAAGGTTTGGTGGGGTCGATCAAGCGGGATCGACTGGGCAGTGACGGCGCAAGGTTGATCGAGATTTGGGAGCCTCTGCGCGCGACTCCGCTTGTAGGTGACGTCGTCAGGCTAACGGCGGGATGTGACAAACGGTTCACGACGTGCCGGGCGAAATTTGGCAATCATCTGAATTTTCGCGGTTTTCCGGATCTGCCAGAAGAAGACTGGATCACGGTTCATCCAAGCTATGCAAAACGGCTTGACGGCGGGAGCCGACGATGA
- a CDS encoding DUF3168 domain-containing protein: MSYAVSGALQAAVYARLQGDATLSAIVGTDIYDALPTGALPPIYVALGPETAKDAGDKGGAGAWHRFLVSVVTSNSGFQTAKEAAAAISDALHGADMGLSRGTLVGLWFEKAKAGREGRGLRRIDLTFRARVEDN, from the coding sequence ATGAGTTATGCGGTTTCCGGAGCATTGCAGGCGGCAGTCTATGCGCGCCTTCAAGGCGACGCGACCCTGTCGGCCATTGTTGGAACGGACATTTACGACGCGCTGCCCACCGGGGCATTACCGCCGATTTATGTGGCTTTGGGCCCGGAGACGGCCAAGGACGCGGGCGACAAGGGCGGGGCGGGGGCCTGGCACCGGTTCCTTGTCTCGGTCGTTACGTCAAATTCGGGGTTCCAGACGGCCAAGGAGGCGGCGGCAGCGATCAGCGACGCACTGCACGGCGCGGATATGGGCCTGAGCCGGGGAACCCTTGTTGGCCTGTGGTTCGAAAAAGCCAAGGCCGGACGCGAAGGCCGGGGCCTGCGGCGCATCGATCTGACTTTTCGCGCGCGCGTAGAAGACAACTAA
- a CDS encoding DUF2460 domain-containing protein: MSFHEVRFPTDLSFGSAGGPERRTDIVTLTSGYEERNTPWAHSRRSYDAGLGLRSLDDLAELVAFFEARQGQLYGFRWKDWADFKSCAPSKEPASSDQLIGIGDGANQSFALVKTYASGGASYLRPVTKPVDGSTQVEVDGVVLTEGAGFNLDTGTGVVILDSAPGVGQEVRAGFVFDVPVRFDTDRIRFSAGAFNAGQIPDVPVVEVRV, translated from the coding sequence ATGAGCTTTCATGAAGTGAGATTTCCGACTGATCTGAGTTTTGGTTCCGCCGGGGGACCAGAGCGGCGCACCGATATCGTCACGCTGACCTCAGGCTACGAAGAGCGCAACACGCCTTGGGCGCATTCGCGCCGCAGCTATGATGCCGGTCTGGGTTTGCGGTCGTTGGACGATCTGGCAGAGTTGGTTGCGTTTTTCGAGGCGCGACAGGGTCAGCTGTACGGATTTCGCTGGAAGGATTGGGCGGATTTCAAATCCTGTGCGCCATCCAAAGAGCCCGCGTCTTCGGACCAGTTGATCGGCATCGGGGATGGTGCGAACCAGAGCTTTGCGCTCGTCAAGACTTATGCATCCGGCGGGGCCAGCTATCTGCGCCCAGTTACCAAGCCCGTCGATGGGTCCACGCAGGTCGAAGTTGATGGTGTCGTTCTCACAGAGGGTGCCGGTTTCAATTTGGATACCGGCACAGGTGTCGTCATCCTAGACAGTGCGCCGGGTGTCGGACAGGAGGTCCGTGCGGGGTTTGTCTTTGATGTTCCGGTCCGGTTTGACACGGATCGTATTCGCTTCAGCGCCGGGGCGTTCAACGCGGGTCAGATCCCGGATGTGCCGGTGGTCGAGGTCCGGGTCTGA
- a CDS encoding head-tail connector protein, whose translation MMLVEETQVLEAALPVEALKDHLLLGSGFTEGDLQDPVLVSFLRAAIAAIEGRTSKALITRGFLVTLDNWTAPDAQRLPVAPVQAITEVALVDAIGVATIVDPVVYRLQKDAFDPRLRPIATSLPSVPTSGTVEIRFEAGYGAAFDAVPEDLKQAALMLAAHYYEYRSDMALSQGCMPFGVTSLIARYRPVRMGMGA comes from the coding sequence ATGATGTTGGTGGAAGAAACCCAAGTTCTGGAAGCGGCGCTTCCGGTGGAGGCTCTGAAGGACCATCTGCTCCTAGGCAGCGGTTTTACCGAAGGCGATCTGCAAGATCCGGTATTGGTCTCGTTTTTGCGCGCGGCGATTGCGGCAATCGAGGGCCGGACTAGCAAAGCACTGATCACGCGTGGATTTCTGGTGACCTTGGATAACTGGACAGCGCCCGATGCACAGCGTTTGCCAGTGGCCCCCGTGCAGGCGATCACCGAGGTAGCCCTTGTGGATGCCATTGGAGTAGCAACGATTGTCGATCCAGTGGTGTACCGGCTGCAAAAAGACGCCTTTGATCCGCGTCTGAGGCCGATAGCGACCTCTTTGCCCAGTGTTCCCACAAGCGGAACGGTCGAGATCCGTTTCGAAGCAGGTTATGGCGCGGCTTTTGATGCGGTGCCCGAAGACCTCAAGCAGGCCGCGCTGATGCTGGCGGCGCATTATTACGAATACCGCAGCGACATGGCCCTGAGCCAAGGTTGCATGCCCTTTGGCGTGACAAGCCTGATTGCTCGCTATCGCCCGGTGCGCATGGGGATGGGCGCATGA
- a CDS encoding gene transfer agent family protein, whose product MGNPWRGDVVLVVDGRSNVMRLTLGALAELEAGLESGSLLDLVQRFETGGFSTRDVLALIVAGLRGGGWTGRASDLLSSEIEGGPMAAARAAAELLARAFMLPETGDGGV is encoded by the coding sequence ATGGGCAATCCGTGGCGGGGAGATGTCGTTCTGGTCGTCGATGGACGGAGCAATGTGATGCGGTTGACGCTGGGCGCGTTGGCCGAATTGGAAGCTGGCCTTGAAAGCGGATCCTTGCTGGATCTGGTGCAGCGGTTTGAGACGGGTGGTTTCAGCACGCGGGACGTGCTGGCGCTGATCGTTGCAGGGCTGCGCGGCGGCGGCTGGACGGGGCGGGCATCGGATCTGCTTTCATCGGAAATCGAAGGCGGGCCAATGGCGGCGGCGCGTGCAGCGGCCGAATTGCTGGCGCGGGCCTTCATGCTGCCGGAGACGGGCGATGGCGGGGTTTGA
- a CDS encoding phage tail tape measure protein, whose translation MSEMIDELEGQVAALETSLGGAIGMAAQFDAELKRIHETFSATGRGAAKLEATLSRGVARAIDGVVLDGMKLSDALQTVAQSMIDAAWKAAVTPVANHVGGLLSSAVSGMFGSFSPFADGAGFAQGRVMPFANGGVVSSPTTFPMRGGTGLMGEAGPEAIMPLTRGADGKLGVRSDGGCGSPVTVVMNISTPDTAGFQRSQSQIAARMSQALSRGARNR comes from the coding sequence ATGAGCGAGATGATCGATGAACTTGAGGGACAGGTCGCTGCATTGGAGACATCTCTGGGCGGCGCGATTGGCATGGCGGCACAGTTCGACGCCGAACTGAAGCGCATCCATGAGACGTTTTCAGCCACAGGGCGCGGTGCGGCCAAGCTTGAGGCAACGCTGAGCCGTGGTGTGGCCCGGGCGATTGATGGCGTAGTGCTGGACGGAATGAAGCTGTCGGACGCGCTGCAGACCGTTGCGCAGTCGATGATCGACGCAGCGTGGAAGGCGGCGGTGACCCCGGTGGCGAACCATGTGGGGGGGCTGCTGTCATCGGCTGTGTCGGGCATGTTTGGCAGTTTTTCGCCTTTTGCTGATGGTGCCGGGTTTGCACAGGGGCGCGTAATGCCCTTCGCCAACGGCGGCGTCGTCAGCAGCCCGACAACATTTCCAATGCGTGGCGGGACTGGCCTGATGGGTGAGGCAGGACCCGAGGCGATCATGCCGCTGACCCGTGGGGCAGATGGTAAACTGGGGGTACGTTCGGACGGCGGGTGCGGGTCGCCGGTGACCGTGGTGATGAACATTTCGACGCCAGACACCGCAGGCTTTCAACGCAGCCAGAGCCAGATCGCTGCACGCATGAGCCAGGCTTTGAGCCGTGGCGCGCGCAACCGCTGA
- a CDS encoding phage major tail protein, TP901-1 family gives MAAQNGKDLLIKVDVNGSFETLAGLRATRISFNAEQVDVTTLESTGGWRELLAGAGVKSASLSGSGVFKDGTTDERARQMFFDSETPAFQVIIPDFGVVEGPFQVTSIEYAGAHDGEATYELALASAGALTFTAA, from the coding sequence ATGGCGGCACAGAACGGGAAAGACCTGCTGATCAAGGTGGACGTGAATGGCAGTTTTGAAACACTGGCAGGGCTACGCGCGACGCGCATCAGCTTTAACGCCGAGCAGGTGGATGTGACGACGCTGGAATCGACCGGCGGCTGGCGCGAGTTGCTGGCCGGGGCCGGTGTGAAATCGGCGAGCCTGAGCGGCTCGGGGGTGTTCAAGGACGGCACCACGGACGAACGCGCGCGGCAGATGTTTTTCGACAGCGAGACTCCGGCGTTTCAGGTGATCATCCCGGATTTCGGCGTTGTCGAAGGGCCGTTTCAGGTGACCTCGATCGAGTATGCAGGTGCGCATGACGGTGAGGCGACCTATGAACTGGCGCTGGCTTCGGCCGGCGCACTGACCTTTACGGCTGCCTGA
- a CDS encoding head-tail adaptor protein gives MSWTLNRRLTLEAPQRVSDGAGGFEETWSALGTLWATVKPRTGRLANGETGAVSVGAFRIITRGAPQGHSSRPEPGQRFRMGARLFRIEAVTEEEPSGLYLISQCQEEVAP, from the coding sequence ATGAGCTGGACACTGAACAGGCGGCTGACGCTGGAAGCGCCGCAGCGTGTAAGCGATGGCGCGGGTGGGTTCGAGGAAACCTGGAGCGCGCTGGGCACTCTCTGGGCAACGGTCAAACCGCGCACCGGACGGTTGGCGAATGGCGAAACCGGGGCGGTGTCAGTCGGGGCATTCCGGATCATCACGCGCGGTGCCCCGCAGGGACATTCCAGCCGACCTGAACCGGGTCAGCGGTTTCGCATGGGCGCGCGCCTATTTCGTATCGAGGCAGTGACTGAGGAGGAGCCGTCCGGGCTGTACCTGATCAGCCAGTGCCAAGAGGAGGTTGCGCCATGA
- a CDS encoding rcc01693 family protein: MAGFDWPTLMRAGMRGLGLKPWEFWDLTPAELQLMLGERNGAKPMGRTRLSELMTAFPDNKT; encoded by the coding sequence ATGGCGGGGTTTGATTGGCCCACGCTGATGCGGGCGGGGATGCGCGGTTTAGGCCTGAAGCCGTGGGAGTTCTGGGATCTGACGCCTGCCGAATTGCAACTGATGCTGGGCGAGCGCAACGGTGCGAAACCGATGGGTCGGACACGGCTTTCCGAACTGATGACGGCCTTTCCCGACAACAAGACGTGA
- a CDS encoding phage portal protein — MVFDFLRRNGQGPEVASAPEAKASATGRVVAHLNGGRVAWSPRDTVSLTKQAFAGNPVGFRAVKLIAEAAAALPLVLQDNATRYAEHPILKLVAAPNPGQGRAELFEALYGQLLLSGDGYVEAVAGDEGLPFELHVLRSDRMSVVPGADGWPVAYEYAVGGRKHRFGVTGAISPICHVKAFHPQDDHYGLSPLQAAAQAVDVHNAASRWSKGLLDNAARPSGAIVWNGADGQGQLSPEQFERLQSEMEMHHQGARNAGRPMLLEGGLDWKPMGFSPSDMEFQKTKEAAAREIAVAFGVPPMLLGITGEATYANYAESHRAFYRQTVLPLATKVAASVGRWLSAWVGEEVVLTPDLDQVPALAVERDAQWNRVATADFLTPAEKRRLLGLPAVMEDEASD; from the coding sequence ATGGTATTCGATTTTCTGCGGCGGAACGGGCAGGGGCCAGAGGTGGCGAGCGCACCGGAGGCCAAGGCCTCGGCGACGGGTCGTGTCGTGGCGCATCTGAACGGCGGTCGCGTGGCCTGGAGCCCGCGGGATACTGTGTCGCTGACCAAGCAGGCCTTTGCCGGGAACCCGGTGGGGTTTCGCGCGGTCAAGCTGATCGCCGAGGCTGCGGCAGCCCTGCCGCTGGTGCTGCAGGACAATGCGACGCGCTATGCCGAGCATCCGATCCTCAAGCTGGTTGCCGCGCCGAACCCCGGTCAGGGGCGGGCGGAACTGTTCGAGGCGCTGTATGGTCAGTTGCTGTTGTCGGGCGATGGCTATGTCGAGGCGGTGGCAGGCGACGAGGGTCTGCCGTTTGAACTGCATGTGTTGCGCAGCGACCGGATGAGTGTGGTGCCCGGCGCGGATGGCTGGCCAGTGGCCTATGAATACGCGGTTGGCGGGCGCAAGCATCGCTTTGGTGTGACGGGGGCGATCTCTCCGATCTGTCATGTGAAGGCGTTTCACCCTCAGGACGATCACTATGGATTGTCGCCCTTGCAGGCGGCGGCGCAGGCAGTGGATGTTCATAACGCGGCCTCACGCTGGTCCAAGGGACTGCTGGACAATGCGGCGCGGCCATCTGGGGCGATTGTCTGGAACGGTGCAGACGGGCAAGGGCAGCTAAGTCCTGAGCAGTTCGAACGGTTGCAATCCGAGATGGAGATGCACCACCAGGGCGCGCGCAATGCAGGACGTCCGATGTTGCTGGAAGGCGGGTTGGACTGGAAGCCGATGGGCTTTTCGCCCTCGGACATGGAGTTCCAGAAAACCAAAGAGGCGGCGGCGCGGGAAATCGCGGTGGCCTTTGGTGTGCCGCCCATGCTGCTGGGGATCACCGGCGAGGCGACCTATGCCAACTATGCCGAGTCGCACCGCGCCTTTTACCGCCAGACGGTGCTGCCGCTGGCGACCAAGGTCGCGGCGAGCGTGGGGCGCTGGCTGTCGGCCTGGGTTGGCGAAGAGGTGGTTCTGACCCCCGACCTGGATCAGGTGCCTGCGCTGGCGGTGGAACGCGATGCTCAGTGGAACCGAGTGGCGACGGCCGATTTTCTGACACCTGCGGAAAAGCGCCGTTTGCTGGGGCTGCCTGCCGTGATGGAGGACGAGGCCAGTGACTGA